The genomic stretch GGTCGTCCTCGACGTGGGCGCGGGCACCGGTGTCCGCACACGGGTGACGGTGCTGGCCGGGCAGGTACCGGAGGCGCTCGACGCGATGCGCGGACCGATCGCGGGGTTCGTCTGCGCGCACGTGCTCGGCCACCTGCCCCCGCGGGACCGGAGGGCTACCTTCGCCGGACTCGCGCGGTTGCTCGGCCCGTCCGGTGTGGGGTCGTGACACTCGCCACCCGGGCCCGGGACGACGTCCCGGTGCTGGAGCAGCCCCGCACGATCGGCGACCTCCGCTACCTCGCCCGCCACCTGCAGTCCGCGGACGACGGCACCTCGGTGACGGAGTACCAGGTTCTCGACGGCGCGCGCGCCGTCCGCAGCGAGCGCCCCACCTCGGCCTGGGCAGCATCCACCGCCGAGGAGCTGAGCGCCGAGCTGACCGCCGCGGGCCTCGATCTCGAGCTCCTCGGGAGCGGAGCCGGGCTCGAG from Blastococcus sp. PRF04-17 encodes the following:
- a CDS encoding class I SAM-dependent methyltransferase, which gives rise to MSDSYQDMGELHDLFVEDAWARLRPALTQAFGQLDGSAVVLDVGAGTGVRTRVTVLAGQVPEALDAMRGPIAGFVCAHVLGHLPPRDRRATFAGLARLLGPSGVGS